A window from Thermostichus vulcanus str. 'Rupite' encodes these proteins:
- a CDS encoding transposase, with protein MNTQLFVKIWLTYIFDKSVTSLRDLFFQLNHSGVKGSLSSFSRACSSRGLQSINRLFVELLHQVRRRSRRKDVIICPFDSTIIGLTSKLFWAEHYHQVKLLTSLNQETRAPSEFLIHFGERHDAYFGELVLGMIPENGLAVGDRGFASKELFKQFIDSEKLFLVRINSHWTIHNDSCIDVVGRR; from the coding sequence ATGAACACCCAATTGTTCGTCAAGATCTGGCTGACCTATATTTTCGATAAATCAGTCACAAGCCTGAGAGACCTATTCTTCCAACTTAACCACAGCGGCGTGAAAGGTAGTTTATCTTCATTCTCTAGAGCGTGTTCAAGCCGGGGATTACAGTCTATCAATCGCTTATTTGTGGAATTGCTCCATCAAGTTCGTCGTCGATCCAGACGAAAAGATGTGATTATCTGTCCCTTTGACTCAACAATAATTGGATTAACGAGCAAGCTCTTTTGGGCGGAGCACTATCATCAGGTCAAGCTGTTAACTTCATTAAATCAAGAGACACGAGCACCTAGCGAGTTTTTAATCCATTTTGGAGAGAGACATGACGCATATTTTGGGGAGTTAGTCTTAGGGATGATCCCTGAGAATGGCTTAGCAGTAGGGGATAGAGGGTTTGCGAGCAAAGAATTATTCAAGCAGTTTATCGACAGTGAAAAGTTATTTCTGGTTCGCATCAATAGCCACTGGACTATCCATAATGATAGTTGCATTGATGTGGTGGGAAGAAGGTGA